In a genomic window of Thalassophryne amazonica chromosome 12, fThaAma1.1, whole genome shotgun sequence:
- the vps4b gene encoding vacuolar protein sorting-associated protein 4B isoform X1, translating to MEPTNLQKAIAIAQKASEEDQAENYEEAIRNYEHAVKYFLHILKREPQGKDGNQKIRDKCKQYLDRAEELREYLANKQKAIDLATKAAQEDKAQNYEEALHLYQSAVQYFLHVMKYDARGEKAKSSIRDKCAEYLDRAEKLKQYLKKKEKAPPAKPVKESDDKGSESDDGEDPEKKKFQNQLSGAIVMEKPNIKWDDVAGLEGAKEALKEAVILPIKFPHLFTGKRTPWKGILLFGPPGTGKSYLAKAVATEANNSTFFSISSSDLVSKWLGESEKLVKNLFEMASSNKPSIIFIDEIDSLCGSRSENESEAARRIKTEFLVQMQGVGKSTEGILVLGATNIPWTLDSAIRRRFEKRIYIPLPEEHARTYMFKLNLGSTPHSLTEADFISLGKKTEGYSGADISIIVRDALMQPVRKVQSATHFKRVRGPSRSDSNVIVDDLLTPCSPGDPNALEMTWMEVPGEKLLEPVVCMGDMMRSLANTKPTVNEQDLEKLKKFTDDFGQEG from the exons ATGGAGCCGACAAATCTACAG aaAGCTATTGCCATAGCACAAAAGGCTTCAGAGGAGGACCAGGCTGAGAACTACGAGGAGGCCATCCGCAACTACGAACATGCCGTCAAGTATTTTCTGCACATCTTAAAAC GAGAACCTCAGGGTAAAGACGGCAACCAGAAGATCAGGGACAAATGTAAACAGTACCTGGACAGAGCGGAAGAACTTCGGGAGTACCTAGCGAACAAACAG AAAGCAATCGATCTTGCTACCAAGGCTGCACAGGAGGATAAAGCTCAGAACTATGAGGAGGCTCTGCATCTCTACCAAAGTGCTGTCCAGTACTTCCTCCATGTCATGAAAT ATGATGCTCGGGGTGAAAAGGCTAAAAGCTCCATCAGGGACAAGTGTGCTGAATACTTGGACAGAGCAGAGAAGTTGAAGCAGTATCTGAAGAAAAAGGAGAAGGCTCCACCTGCCAAACCCGTTAAAGAGTCTGATGACAAAGG AAGTGAAAGCGACGATGGTGAAGACCCAGAAAAAAAGAAGTTCCAGAATCAACTCTCAG GTGCAATTGTTATGGAGAAACCAAACATCAAGTGGGATGATGTTGCTGGTTTAGAGGGAGCCAAGGAAGCACTGAAAGAAGCAGTCATTCTTCCAATTAAGTTCCCCCACCTCTTTACAG GAAAAAGAACTCCGTGGAAGGGGATTTTGCTCTTTGGACCTCCAGGTACCGGAAAGTCGTACCTGGCTAAAGCTGTTGCTACAGAGGCAAACAATTCAACCTTCTTCTCCATCTCATCGTCGGACCTTGTTTCCAAATGGCTAGGAGAGAGTGAAAA GTTGGTGAAGAATCTTTTTGAGATGGCAAGCTCGAACAAGCCATCCATCATCTTCATTGATGAGATCGATTCTCTGTGTGGATCCAGAAGTGAGAATGAGAGTGAGGCTGCTCGCCGCATAAAGACAGAGTTCCTGGTCCAGATGCAGG GTGTGGGGAAAAGCACTGAGGGCATCCTGGTGCTCGGCGCAACAAACATCCCCTGGACCTTAGACTCCGCCATCAGAAGGAG ATTTGAGAAGAGGATCTACATCCCGCTCCCTGAGGAGCACGCCCGCACCTACATGTTCAAACTCAACCTGGGCTCCACTCCCCACAGTCTCACTGAAGCCGACTTCATCAGTCTGGGGAAGAAGACTGAGGGGTACTCGGGCGCAGACATCAGTATCATTGTGAGAGATGCTTTAATGCAGCCTGTTAGGAAAGTCCAGTCAGCCACCCACTTCAAAAGG GTACGAGGGCCATCGCGGAGTGACAGCAATGTGATTGTGGATGACCTCTTGACCCCTTGCTCCCCCGGTGACCCCAATGCTCTTGAAATGACATGGATGGAGGTACCCGGGGAGAAGCTACTAGAACCTGTAGTTTGCATG ggTGACATGATGAGGTCTTTGGCAAACACAAAGCCAACAGTTAATGAGCAAGACCTGGAGAAGCTGAAAAAGTTCACAGATGACTTTGGACAAGAAGGCTAG
- the vps4b gene encoding vacuolar protein sorting-associated protein 4B isoform X2: MATNNNLQKAIDLATKAAQEDKAQNYEEALHLYQSAVQYFLHVMKYDARGEKAKSSIRDKCAEYLDRAEKLKQYLKKKEKAPPAKPVKESDDKGSESDDGEDPEKKKFQNQLSGAIVMEKPNIKWDDVAGLEGAKEALKEAVILPIKFPHLFTGKRTPWKGILLFGPPGTGKSYLAKAVATEANNSTFFSISSSDLVSKWLGESEKLVKNLFEMASSNKPSIIFIDEIDSLCGSRSENESEAARRIKTEFLVQMQGVGKSTEGILVLGATNIPWTLDSAIRRRFEKRIYIPLPEEHARTYMFKLNLGSTPHSLTEADFISLGKKTEGYSGADISIIVRDALMQPVRKVQSATHFKRVRGPSRSDSNVIVDDLLTPCSPGDPNALEMTWMEVPGEKLLEPVVCMGDMMRSLANTKPTVNEQDLEKLKKFTDDFGQEG; the protein is encoded by the exons ATGGCTACCAACAATAATTTACAG AAAGCAATCGATCTTGCTACCAAGGCTGCACAGGAGGATAAAGCTCAGAACTATGAGGAGGCTCTGCATCTCTACCAAAGTGCTGTCCAGTACTTCCTCCATGTCATGAAAT ATGATGCTCGGGGTGAAAAGGCTAAAAGCTCCATCAGGGACAAGTGTGCTGAATACTTGGACAGAGCAGAGAAGTTGAAGCAGTATCTGAAGAAAAAGGAGAAGGCTCCACCTGCCAAACCCGTTAAAGAGTCTGATGACAAAGG AAGTGAAAGCGACGATGGTGAAGACCCAGAAAAAAAGAAGTTCCAGAATCAACTCTCAG GTGCAATTGTTATGGAGAAACCAAACATCAAGTGGGATGATGTTGCTGGTTTAGAGGGAGCCAAGGAAGCACTGAAAGAAGCAGTCATTCTTCCAATTAAGTTCCCCCACCTCTTTACAG GAAAAAGAACTCCGTGGAAGGGGATTTTGCTCTTTGGACCTCCAGGTACCGGAAAGTCGTACCTGGCTAAAGCTGTTGCTACAGAGGCAAACAATTCAACCTTCTTCTCCATCTCATCGTCGGACCTTGTTTCCAAATGGCTAGGAGAGAGTGAAAA GTTGGTGAAGAATCTTTTTGAGATGGCAAGCTCGAACAAGCCATCCATCATCTTCATTGATGAGATCGATTCTCTGTGTGGATCCAGAAGTGAGAATGAGAGTGAGGCTGCTCGCCGCATAAAGACAGAGTTCCTGGTCCAGATGCAGG GTGTGGGGAAAAGCACTGAGGGCATCCTGGTGCTCGGCGCAACAAACATCCCCTGGACCTTAGACTCCGCCATCAGAAGGAG ATTTGAGAAGAGGATCTACATCCCGCTCCCTGAGGAGCACGCCCGCACCTACATGTTCAAACTCAACCTGGGCTCCACTCCCCACAGTCTCACTGAAGCCGACTTCATCAGTCTGGGGAAGAAGACTGAGGGGTACTCGGGCGCAGACATCAGTATCATTGTGAGAGATGCTTTAATGCAGCCTGTTAGGAAAGTCCAGTCAGCCACCCACTTCAAAAGG GTACGAGGGCCATCGCGGAGTGACAGCAATGTGATTGTGGATGACCTCTTGACCCCTTGCTCCCCCGGTGACCCCAATGCTCTTGAAATGACATGGATGGAGGTACCCGGGGAGAAGCTACTAGAACCTGTAGTTTGCATG ggTGACATGATGAGGTCTTTGGCAAACACAAAGCCAACAGTTAATGAGCAAGACCTGGAGAAGCTGAAAAAGTTCACAGATGACTTTGGACAAGAAGGCTAG